aagatcatgctccatcaatcacgtactcccatgatgaagtcagcggaccctaaagatcatgctccatcacgtaaccatactataatgaagtcagcggacccgaaagtcatgcttcattaatccacaatactacgatgaagtcagcggaccccgaaggtcatgcttcatcaaccacataccataatcgagcaagaaccacctatatcaaacataggtaccgaacaagaattctccaaaagagaacccgacacacaccttccttaaccgaaggatttcaccttgctcaccaaacacgaccattatctctcaacgaggtttaccacattaccacctcggtggtaattccaatctaaaccataagtacaatttatccgaaatcgtactctaccacaaatcgaccaaaactaggtctcgacaaagtgtccggatctaccaaaagcatcatccgaaatatcacactaaaacttcctcgtgcgggagtgcgactcccccacttggaaccacgttcctatatcacaactcgtacacccgtacgatgctaccaaaggtagactttaccaacaattgggtacacacgacccatcaccacaccttgctctaatcttgagcacgcgaaggatttcaatcaatccttaaacacttcgaacgaaaagtgtatcacgattacacaaaccataccctcgcaattatccaattgctttagtttgtcaagtttcacctagtcactcatgtacctacgggtttctcccgggaccctaagtacaatgtaaccacaacacaatcggagtcgacaccacgctagtaggtataaaagaggcacctaatgtcgcgtcataaagactccattaccaacacacatcgagattttaaacactcgatctcaaaggttccaatcacccggcgaacctcatggttcatcacttcaacaccaaaagcgaacacgcgcttaacaatcgaacaccaaaaccatttccgtggcttgtagaaacatttcccaaatactaagggatgcttggttacaccaagtcttacgcccttcgtccaacaaccaaacatcaccatagggtacttccgttaggaacgtcacccttaaccataacatgcaaatcactatgcaattaacaagtccgatcataaacgccacataaataaatattcaaagacatatttatcaaaacgaaacgtacctcaacgtctccttgcggcattcgccgccgccaactcgggacaatccggcttgcgatgtccctctttatgacaatagtagcacattccgccttcacttctcggcatcgtgcattcccacaacttgtgacccctaacgccacaattgaaacatctaggcgcacgagattccaccgcgccctttaccactttactcgtactcgcactcggacccttagtcctcttactcggagcaccataagaaacaacccttccctcacttgaaggttcgtcctttttcgatcgcgtataagactcgaaacctctagccaccgcaaataactccgcaaacgacttcgcgtaaccccggctaattttgcttttcaagtcatcgctcaaagttcgatagaaatcctccatcaacaaacgatcgttccccaaatattccgggcaaaaacgagctttcgacataaaagtcgtctttaaagtattcaagtccatagaaccctgttgcaaatttcgcaactcacaacgcaattccgataaatcggctgaagttcggaactcctcgaagaattcctccttaaattcgtcccatgataatgccataaacgtctcaccaccgacaagatcaatcttgccatccaaccaatccttcgacctaccccgcaacaaactagtagcgagtctcgtctttttctcgggagggcattccatagtacgaaaacacccttcgacatccgaaacccaagtcgtactcaccaaaggatccggtttcccatcatacatcgggggtctagtcctcatgaagctcttaagacaacgctccatttcacccctattttggaattcggaatacttcccatccatttcttctcgaaacgctctcatttgctccgcaacggcggccgcaactctagcgttaaattccgtgtcattcgtctcggtctcgtttcgcatcgtcattctaaagaatgcaaaacgattagtccacgcacgtataaaacgacacgcacaacaccaccccatcttgctaaacactcgtcgtacatcacttgttagacacgatttgcacccgtaataaggtctgcaagttcttattacgcacgcacgccgcatcgactcgtcagtacaacgaccgcctcgctcgatgctataaacaaacacaaacaaaattctacgcgacagAAGCACACGCGAGatttacaccacaacacaaataatatattaataatatccgcattactaatataaacgttagtcgacctataaacaaggcactaactaaacccgttcctgacccgtaatcctacaagtcccgcaataaattacgcgcacacaaaagtctaagtctaggcacctatctcaagtcacctaaatcccttagaccaggctctgataccacttgtaacaacccaaaccataccgcgtataaaaccccgttaaatttcatgacaaaaaaaaaaatttgctgactgacccatttgcgcggcgcgccgacaggttgcgcggcgcgcagaacctgtctggcagcccgctgtcccgttttacttaaaatgccaaaatgtttgacccgttcccgacgtttttagccaaaacgcttttaaccatgaattcatacatataaaactaacacgtttaattaataaaattaagtttacgaagcgggtcccacatcgacccattttaccaccttaagtaccaaaatacaattttcgactttaagactttaatacaacacaaagccgagcatggcgatcggggatacgctacccaatcctaaacgatccaaaagcaagtctctaaagcaagctatgaaagtcttctagtcctcgcacttacccgagccaccgtccgcatgaaatctataaaaataatcaacaacgagagggtaagctagtgcttagtgaatgataatatactacatacatatatatgtataaaatgaatacgccacacaaaacaaataccgcataccgaagcatccaagtataaagcgtctacactaagcataccgtacgatctaagcaacgagctaaagatacaacacaaaagatagtccaccaacgacaaagtaaacatcgccaaatagctacacccggagggttagctacaacacaacaacacattaatatatatataacaatataaacgaacaaggttaaccccttaacctcaaacacacgaacattggccgaacaacccgagccttgtgaattcgcacaacccgaaattcacttttcaaccataagatgaccgaacaacccgagtcatcatgaatccgcactacccgagattcattacctccaataaggtgaccgaacaacccgagtcaccatgaatccgcactacccgagattcatttcacaatactaaaacccacggtcacgggattataaaatccaccacacaaccatatcaacccttcgccattagggttataacaaccaaatcacaaccaagtgtgataacgtgcacacaaacgtgtacttcgccaaagatggtcaaccaagacgcacaaacgtgccaattggactcatacacaagtccttcaaatccacctatatgtgaagtgagctctataaccgagaatcacctcacccgacccgcacccatcctacacatacatatgcatataggatattatcactcaccttgaagtcttgatgaaagcttccaaataatctgcaactcgccaatggaaaatacctattccattatcataattacaacaatacacttagaatggattcacaaatcaacccaaattgacacttagtgcaaatttgacccaaatgcacttccaagtacaaaacgcgcccaaaattaaccaataatcactaacacaagtgagaatggtcataatatgccaattaaacccgaactcaagtgttaaacacgtgtcatacccattttgacacttaaaccctaattttgacccataaaggccaaaatctcatcctttacaagttttgacaccaaaacacatttaactcggttctatacttcaacttaatccattttaagtttataaacctcattaaatcgccaatcgggtcatagtcaccaccaaaccctaatttgacccaaagtcaaagttagtcaaccaaacaacctccaatgggttccaatacttccataatcgctaactaaagtgattaaactaaatttcaagttctaaacatggccaatttgttcaccaacccaaaatccaccaacaattaacaataaacccgattactagcatcactaaacccatttcatcacctaaaagggtattacaacaaattaactcaaaaccctaacttgaatatcaaattaaataaatgaaattcggagtttgagcttaccaatactatcaccgcgtagccgagaacgaaaggaacaactttaaaacccgagactttgatcgattcgagcttcttcttccccaaaacctcaaatctctctctaaacctctctctctctctctaagaatggatgaggatgatgaatggatgtgaaatgatccaaagttggatctaaaccaactgataatgcccacaaatccggccccatgtgaaattacccaaatacccttcatttaaaataaataaaacaagataggttctgtcagcgcgtttgcgcggcgcgcagattgacagattcagctcttttccaattttaatatatataaatattcaacgaagcccgatctcatatgcctttaataaacaagtatacaaaataaatattcgggtcttacaaaaaaAGCCCATGATCATTTGGGCTTATCTTCCAAGACACAACAACATTGGAAGATTTTAAAAAATTAGGGAGTTTAATTTGGGGAATATTGGAGGAGATGGTAAAGTGGAGGAAGAGAAAATTGAAGAAAGgttaaaaagacaaaaataccctagTGTTCTTGGCATTTGAGATGACTTAACGTATCAATTTAACAACCAAGTGACGGAAGGACTACAATTGAAAAAAGATTACAATTCAAAGGACTACTGATGTAAAATTAAAAGTTTAAGGACTATGCGTTAGGGTTGAAAAATGGCAGTGTATTCTCACAAATGTTAATGTATTCAAATCACAATTGTTACTGATATAATATTAATGACCTCATTTTGTACATGCATGACGTATTTTCATGGAGGTAAATATTGAAAATAACTCCAACTTCGACCCATTTGTAGTTGGACGTGTTGTAATCCATTGACATTTTTATAATGAAAATTGATGCTTtgcatgtaaaaaaaaaattctttattttTCTCGTACCAAATCGGTACCGATCCCGATTGTACCGAAACCGAATTTACTCAAAATCAAGAACCGAAAACGAAACCGAATCCCCATCGGTACCGATTTTCGGTATCGGTACCGGTTCGGTTTCGATTTTTCGGGATTTTTACTCATCCCTACTATGCGTGAAAAACAGAGCAAACCACAGAGACTATCCGCATAATTttgtcaataataaataataaataatcaactTAAATTAAGAATTCTTTTGATCAATGGTCTTGAGCCATTTCTAAAAGTTCGATTTGTACATTAAAAATAGTCTACATCTCAAAATATATTCTTTCAACTATTCaatattgcatatatatatatatttttttaaagagAGCTATTATATCTACTCTATATATTAAAGTAAAGTACTATTTATCTcagattttaataaataaaattacaacAGCCAATCTCAATCATTAGATGAGATTTTTTTGGGATAATCAGAATTACCTCTCTGATGTTAGATTTATGTGATTTTCCTAAATTACCCTTCTAACAACAAAAAACAATAGGGTACTGCGATTCACAATCGTGTCTTCAAAAACCGATTTTACATAACCGTCATATCAACTTCTATTCGATCCATGAACACACGCCTAGCACACACACAGTCGCCAAATCTTATTTCATAATCCCCCTGTATCGCCAGTTCCAATCTTCACTCAATATATGATCAACTGTTAATCAAACACATCTGATTTTATCAAACGGGAACGAACAGAGAGAGCTTGCGAGATCAGAAATGGGGAAAACAAAGGGGCGACAATCACAAACCGTAAATAATttcaattctaattctaattctgatGGAGAAAATGAGGAATTATGATCAAGTGATCTAGAAGAAGAGAAATCAGTCTTCTTTGCTTGCTATTTGTTGACGTCACTCTGCCCTAGATACAAAGGACATACTTACATCGGGTATGTATATCTATAtctgtatctatatctatatgcgTTTGTTTTTGTTAATTGCTGTGAATTAGACGATATCAATCACTCTCTGTTTGACATTTATCTTGAAATATGTGGACGTCAGAAggtaaagtttgaatcttttctcATATTCCTGAATTGGGTTTTCGTTGGATTTGTAAGATTGATTCAAAATTTTGAATCTTTTTAATTGGGGTTTGTGAAATCAAGAAACAGAGGATTATGGATTTGGATAATATTGAGTGTGTTTCTTCTTCAGATGGATTAGATGATGAAGAGGTCCACTCGATGAGTTGATTCTGCAGTTAATTAGTGATTCGCACATTCTTTTGTTTGGTTTAGGTATAATCTTAATTCTTGTATTGTTTTATATATCAGGAATTTTACAACAGTGATCTTCAACGCTGTGAAACAAGTAATGATAAAAGAAGGCTTAAAGCTCAGGTAAGGTTAACGACATACTACACAAGTTACATTATAATAGATATAGTTTGTGTTCTTTTCGTTTGCCTAATGATTGATTAATTCATTGATTATAGTTAAACGTCATATGTGGTGAGTGCCCAAATGCATGGTGCAAAAGTATGTGAGTTTATAGAAAATGTTCGACTTGTAATTTCCTTCTAGAACCTAATATATTTATTAACCTTTTAGTTTATTGAGATAAACTGATACATTAGTTGTAATGGGCTAAACTAATTATGCCTTAAGAAACACGACCTTTGAAGGTACTATTGCTACATTTTCGCCTACACTAATTACTATCATGTTTTTCTCATAAATGCCTAAGTGGACTTGAATGTGTATGCAGTGCCACACTTGATTCGGATTGCAAGTTTTTGTAACAAAAACTCTTGTTTTCATTTGATGATGAATTTTGTAGTCCTACATGATAACTCAAGTGTGATAGTTTAGCCATATATTTAACGTTGTTATGAGATGGACTTACAATTTATTTCCAAATTCTGAATGCAGAGTTATCATTGAACTTGCAATTCCGTGTGAAAAACCGGGTCCACGAGTGTTCGAAGGATTTACAGTGCGTTTTCATCCACGGTCATGGGAAATTGATATTATTCTATCTACACTATCTATTAAAGCGAAGTAATAAATATGTAAGATTTGTATAAAATTCCTTTAAAAAAATAATCCTCACCCTTTAAAAAGATTTTTTATAGTCAACCTCTGTTATTTATAGTGAAATAGAGTTTATAAGTTCACTTTAGTCATCCGTCTTATTCATCACAATATGAGTGCCAGAATTTATTAGATTCAGGATACTATAACTGTTGCTATTTGGTAGTTCTTAAGTATGATTTTATGATTATAGGTACTTATTACTAATTTtctatctgttttttttttttttttcaggtttGATTCAAAGCTAAATTTCTACTTGAAATCCGTTATTCCTGTTTTTAGTTTGTTTTCAATAATATATTGAGTTACAGTTTTTGTTGTGTTCATTATATGACATATTAATCATTTACCATACTTGGGTTTGCTTAACAGGATATGACCAAATCGGGTCTATAACATTTATGTCAAGTAGCGGAGGGATAAAAGATGGCGTAACTTCTAAGTTCTTTCAGGTTAGATAATATATTCCCGTTGGATGAAAATTCAATGTAGTTtcgtaatctagatatagttcatGTTCAGAGGGGCCTGATTTAGAGGGAGGTACTATTTTTGGGGAAGGGAGAAACAATGCATTTTAGGATTTTCATTAGTGAGGGCTTTTACAGAGCAAAGCATGCTTATCATCTTTTATTAATAAAGAATTCAGATACTCTTATCTCCATATAAAAGTCTTAAATAAAATGTTACTCATCTTTGTTGTAACTATTTTTTATTATGCAGACGTCGTTGGACGTCGTTGGTCGCCTGGTTGAATTGAACCTACTTTGTGTTAACCGTGAAAAAGGCATGGATACCAAATCCATTGAGTTTGTTCTGTCTGATAAACAGGTATTAAAGTTTAATTCGTTTACGTGGTGGAAGCATACCTCAATACAAACATTACTTATATGATGTAACAATCATTCTCCCGTTTGGTAACCTAATAACCTTTTAATCTGTAAAAGCGGAAATAGAGTCAAATGTGCCTTATGGGCGCATCATGTGACCGAATGTTTTGAATCTGTGTCGGACACAAAAATTCTGATGCTCCAATTGTTGTTCTTATGCACAATTGCAAAGTGAGAGATTGGCAAGGTACATTTTAGTTTAAATAATAAGTTTGTTAATTATATTCATCTTATACTGATCACCACCTGTTAACTTAATGACTACTGACCTACGCATGACCAAAATTTGTCATTGCAGGTTTTCTGTAGGTTTGTAACCAGTTGTGGGGCTGTCACGTTTTCCTCAACGAGGATGTCGCCCCCATTCGTCGATTCAAGGCAGAGTAAGTAGCACAACCATACCTCTTGAAGGTTTTGGTATCAATTGTTCACACTTAATGATATCAGCATACCCAattatggattatatatatatatatatatatatatatatatatatatatatatatatatatatatatatatatatatatatatatagatatagatatacacGCACACGCACACGCACACGCacatgcacacacacacacacacacacacacacacacacacacacacacaaaaacttTCATCTGTTGACGCTAAATTTACATTTGCAGGTTTGATCTTCAAGCTGAAAACACAACCCATGCTCAACATCCTGCTACTGATTTGAAGATCGAAACTGTTTTGCAAACTGCAGTTGATATATTCTCGAAACATCCACCAAAATGCATCTTGGATGTGGTGCAGATTATCGAGGTCTGTATTATTAGTTTATTACATCTAACCATCAACCTGTCTTTTGCGATCCACTATTCACACACAGTCTTACTTTTCAATATGAATTGCCTAACACACGTTGGATACTAGGTTTCGAGATGCGTTGTGAGAGGTTGTGTCCAAAAAATTAATACTGAATAAGGATGGTTTCACAGACTGATGTGTTAGGTCGTATTGAACAAGCTTCTCAGATGGTTACTCCTAACCCGATGCAAGATACTACTGAAGTTACAGCAAATAAGGTTCCGTTCCAATATAGTTACTTCGTAACTACATTATATTTAACGTCTACAGTATAGTTTCCGGTGTTATCCAAATTTTCAGTACGCAAATGTGACTCATGTAGCGTTCTATATAATATCCAAATATTAAGTAACGATCCTCGTATTTTAGCTTTTCATTTTAACAACGATTGTTCATTTTCTTGCAGGTTTCAAAGACTGCTGTTTTCTGTGGAATCCGATCAGTTTCTGACAGTGTTACCACTAACCCGATACGTGTGAGTACTGACGTTACACCAAAAAGGTATGGTTTGAATAACGTTACTTATTACCTTAAACCATTTGTAAATATGCCACTAAACTCTTATGGGTCTATCCATTCTTCATAACCCTATCATGTAACTTGTTATTTTCAAAAAACACTTgtaatttgatttttgatttttgaaCGTACAAGTTTGATGTTCATCTTACAATCATGTAGTAATGTAATTGTAGGTTTAAGAGACTGCTGACCGAGGTGGAATTGAATCAGCTTCTGAGATTGTTACAACTAGCCCCAGGACCATGAAGCGCAAAACATAGTCACCATCAGATGTTGAAGAAATAGAGACACCAATTGCCGAAACAGCTGATGGGATTGCAACCCTGAAAATTCCACGTATGGAAGCTCTATAAGTGTCTATGTGAACTCCTATGTTTCTTTCATGTTTAGCTTATGTGTGTTGCCAAGTGTTTTAAATAAAGATGTCAACCATGTACATTATCAGTGTATTTATTTTACGAAATACAATTTACATGTCTATAAATATGTTTTGATAATAACGAATCCAAAAAAAATTTTCTATACTGAACCCGCAAGGTTGCGGGTATTACACTAGTTACAAAACGTTTTACAACTTAaatcttaaattaaattaaaaataaactgctTAAAACCCACGCTTTCCGAAAAACGAGTATATTACAGAAACAACGCGAAGTTCTTTGTCTTTATATACTCCGTGTTTATTTATATTAAGCATAAAACAATAAACGGTCATATGCTGGTGCTGTGACGGTAACCACAACACCATCGCTTCCATATTGTGTTGCCACCGTAACTACGCCGCCACCGCCATATTCTTATCGTCTTCTTTTTAAAGATCCGCAGGTTCTGTCGTTTGGCTTTGAGGGCCGACGAATCAACCATTTATGATCGCCGTTTTGGTGGTGGTGCTGTTGGGGTTTATGGTTTCTGTTTCTTGATTTCTTTCTGCGGTGGTTAAACCTTTAAAGTCCGATAATGGTGGTCACAATTCAAATATCCAATGGTATGTGGTTGATGTTGATGGCAACGGTCATATGCTGGTGCTGTGACGGTAACCACAACACCATCGCTTCCATATTGTGTTGCCACCGTAACTACGCCGCCACCGCCATATTCTTATCGTCTTCTTTTTAAAGATCCGCAGGTTCTGTCGTTTGGCTTTGAGGGCCGACGAATCAACCATTTATGATCGCCGTTTTGGTGGTGGTGCTGTTGGGGTTTATGGTTTCTGTTTCTTGATTTCTTTCTGCGGTGGTTAAACCTTTAAAGTCCGATAATGGTGGTCACAATTCAAATATCCAATGGTATGTGGTTGATGTTGATGGCAACGGAGACAGAAGCGTCCTGTGAGGAAGAGGTATCAAGCCACATATAAGGGCCTTTGTTtttgcctctccaaccgatgtgggaaaggGGTGAAGGTCACCCCAACAATCCCCCCAACATCGGTGTGGTAACCCCGGCTCTGATACCAGTTGATGGCAACGGAGACAGAAGCCAGGACCATCAcataatattgtccgctttgggaacAGCTAGTCACCAGCGACTCAACTCCCTCACGGGTTTAAAACGCGTCCTGTGAGGAAGACGTATCAAGCCACATATAAGGGCCTTTATTTtttgcctctccaaccgatgtgggaaaggGGTGAAGGTCACCCCAACAGTTGAAACCCTTAGATTTGATTTGGTTACACGTTATGTTTTGTAAAACGCGTTTCACTTGCATCTTTAATtctttatataataatttgaaaagtATATCTTGGTTAGGGTTTTGTTGAGGCCAATTGCTATGTGGATTAATTTTTTTGTTAGGCATATGCTCTGTgtttcttttggtcaaatattattGTTTTAGACTAATTAATAATTTGTTACAACTAATTGGCACTTTATTTCTGTTAGATTTTTTGCTATGATGATGAACTTTATATAATCAGTTACAGTACCCTTTTTATGTACCCTATTGGTTTGACAATATCTGTTTTAAATTGACGTTCAGACTCTGATTTATGCTTATATGGCTGAAACTTGTCAGTTTATGGTTTGATGAGGGATTATGTCGCAGCTTGTAAAAAAGATGTTCTTTCTATGTTGGTTTGCTAAAATCTGTTAAAAAATTGACGCTTTTGATGAGGGTTTTTGTAGTGGTCTGTAAAAAAATGT
This genomic window from Rutidosis leptorrhynchoides isolate AG116_Rl617_1_P2 chromosome 2, CSIRO_AGI_Rlap_v1, whole genome shotgun sequence contains:
- the LOC139894681 gene encoding uncharacterized protein isoform X4, producing MDLDNIECVSSSDGLDDEEEFYNSDLQRCETSNDKRRLKAQLNVICELSLNLQFRVKNRVHECSKDLQFDSKLNFYLKSDMTKSGL
- the LOC139894681 gene encoding uncharacterized protein isoform X1 — protein: MDLDNIECVSSSDGLDDEEEFYNSDLQRCETSNDKRRLKAQLNVICELSLNLQFRVKNRVHECSKDLQCVFIHGHGKLILFYLHYLLKRRYDQIGSITFMSSSGGIKDGVTSKFFQTSLDVVGRLVELNLLCVNREKGMDTKSIEFVLSDKQVLKFNSFTWWKHTSIQTLLI
- the LOC139894681 gene encoding uncharacterized protein isoform X2 — translated: MDLDNIECVSSSDGLDDEEEFYNSDLQRCETSNDKRRLKAQLNVICELSLNLQFRVKNRVHECSKDLQCVFIHGHGKLILFYLHYLLKRRYDQIGSITFMSSSGGIKDGVTSKFFQTSLDVVGRLVELNLLCVNREKGMDTKSIEFVLSDKQRK
- the LOC139894681 gene encoding uncharacterized protein isoform X3, encoding MDLDNIECVSSSDGLDDEEEFYNSDLQRCETSNDKRRLKAQLNVICELSLNLQFRVKNRVHECSKDLQCVFIHGHGKLILFYLHYLLKRRYDQIGSITFMSSSGGIKDGVTSKFFQTSLDVVGRLVELNLLCVNREKGMDTKSIEFVLSDKQ